A DNA window from Nitrospira sp. contains the following coding sequences:
- a CDS encoding Cobalamin biosynthesis protein CbiX (MaGe:77309036), giving the protein MYYALIALVALTGVFFSPTNPAYAAPQDEGRKIGVLLVNHGSRSETWRNGLLQLEAHVAPSILRNPTVKGLKTAFMEYTEPSIATRMKEFDREGFTDVILVPVFLTVSPHTFDDIPTIVGLKEDPHSMQQLKIEKIERYTPRAQAHITPPLDFTDMLQKNLLRRVTALSHDPAHEGLVLIGYGDETYDKEWVDLFGKVAGYVRQHTGIAEYAYGWCGHIANYKPEETTAAINTVLKNAQTALVIPVLVAHDEQFQIKIIGDGIAKVANNKTRVLYKPDSILPDPNVELWVISVTDEYVRKIQSHASKVN; this is encoded by the coding sequence ATGTACTACGCACTCATCGCACTGGTGGCCCTCACAGGGGTATTTTTTTCACCAACAAATCCAGCCTACGCCGCGCCGCAGGACGAAGGCAGAAAAATCGGCGTCTTGCTGGTCAACCATGGATCTCGCTCGGAGACCTGGAGAAACGGCCTCTTGCAGCTTGAAGCGCATGTCGCTCCATCGATCCTCCGCAACCCGACCGTCAAAGGATTGAAAACGGCCTTCATGGAGTACACCGAGCCTTCCATCGCGACACGCATGAAAGAGTTCGACCGCGAAGGATTTACCGATGTCATCCTCGTGCCGGTTTTTCTCACTGTCAGTCCTCACACCTTCGACGATATTCCCACCATCGTGGGGTTGAAGGAAGATCCGCATTCGATGCAACAACTCAAGATCGAAAAAATCGAACGCTATACTCCGCGCGCGCAGGCCCACATCACGCCGCCGCTCGACTTCACGGATATGCTCCAGAAAAATCTGCTGCGGCGCGTCACCGCGCTGTCGCACGATCCAGCGCATGAAGGCTTGGTGTTGATTGGATATGGCGATGAGACCTACGACAAGGAATGGGTCGACTTGTTCGGCAAAGTCGCCGGCTACGTCCGGCAGCACACCGGAATTGCCGAATACGCCTACGGCTGGTGCGGCCACATTGCCAACTACAAACCGGAAGAAACAACCGCGGCGATCAATACCGTCCTCAAGAACGCACAGACCGCCCTCGTGATCCCCGTTCTCGTCGCGCACGACGAACAGTTTCAAATCAAGATTATCGGCGACGGCATCGCCAAGGTGGCCAACAACAAAACCCGCGTCCTCTACAAACCGGACTCGATCCTGCCCGATCCAAATGTCGAACTCTGGGTCATCTCTGTAACTGATGAATATGTGCGCAAGATTCAATCGCACGCATCCAAGGTCAACTGA
- a CDS encoding conserved membrane protein of unknown function (Evidence 4 : Unknown function but conserved in other organisms; MaGe:77309037), giving the protein MQAQTKPLLHWPDRDVLVRLNLATHRDVGYVCASLILAYCLSGIALNHIGDWNPDFVISKQAVTLPHAYTKNEITRETIADFGKLVDEDAYKVYDFPTGDQVKIYYDNASLHLNLATGHGTYEKVSRRPVLYQVNALHLNRLKGWKWASDLFALVLIILSLTGLLVLRGKYGLARRGKWLVIAGMLPPLLALILFELK; this is encoded by the coding sequence ATGCAGGCACAAACCAAACCTCTGCTGCACTGGCCAGACCGGGACGTTCTGGTACGGCTCAACCTCGCGACACACCGGGATGTCGGCTATGTCTGCGCCTCCTTGATCCTCGCCTATTGCCTATCGGGGATCGCGCTCAATCACATCGGCGATTGGAACCCAGACTTTGTAATCTCCAAACAGGCTGTCACGCTGCCGCACGCCTATACAAAAAACGAGATCACCCGGGAGACAATTGCAGATTTTGGGAAGCTCGTGGATGAAGACGCATACAAAGTCTATGACTTTCCCACCGGCGATCAGGTCAAGATTTACTACGACAACGCCTCGCTGCACCTCAACCTGGCGACAGGCCATGGCACGTACGAAAAAGTGTCGCGCCGGCCCGTCTTATATCAGGTGAATGCCTTGCACCTGAATCGGCTCAAAGGCTGGAAATGGGCGTCGGATCTGTTTGCACTTGTCCTGATTATTCTGAGCCTCACAGGACTCCTGGTCCTGCGGGGCAAATATGGGCTGGCCCGCCGGGGGAAATGGTTGGTGATCGCCGGAATGCTGCCGCCGCTGCTGGCCTTGATTCTTTTCGAGCTTAAATGA
- a CDS encoding hypothetical protein (Evidence 4 : Unknown function but conserved in other organisms; MaGe:77309038): MLAQVSHPTLFSSSHASLGVLTLAVLAVLSGCSSDDPAAPTAAPAALSLTATNTQIALSTDENDQLLGVVAHDTQYYATGFKTVNKDRHLVLARFDAAGTLDPTFGTNGVATINVAVAATPGQEATQEVARSVVVQSDGKIVIAATIEHDLAATGVAVNDTDIALVRFTATGQLDPTFGTAGISQLDLKPGVPNAAGTAMVGDTVYGLTLLSNDALLIVGAQPNGGVGRTDRDYAIVKFTQDGAKDTTFATDGVFAQDIGQGSDNPRNALVQPDGKIIASGYTGTGNVISTVLFRLSPTGQLDPTFGNAGIAQVPVLSAVTEAYDIAFQPNASGSDNIVMAGYGRDNSSSTVNIISARFLSNGFLDRSYGTNGIVSLDVSGLNLNDRSRNLEVLPSGHVLIVGQGFRAASEQDGVFALLTQNGQPETRLNGTGIAFAHFGGPSDALFGLALAPDKRSGLAVGFKGLNTSITTPAPPTPTNNDDAYVVRFTLPAL; this comes from the coding sequence ATGCTCGCACAGGTTTCGCATCCCACGTTATTTTCGTCTTCCCACGCCTCCCTCGGCGTCCTCACCTTGGCGGTACTTGCCGTCCTCAGCGGCTGCTCAAGCGACGATCCCGCCGCGCCCACAGCGGCGCCAGCGGCACTCTCACTGACTGCCACGAACACTCAGATCGCCCTATCGACCGATGAGAACGACCAGCTTCTTGGCGTTGTCGCTCATGACACCCAATACTATGCCACGGGGTTTAAAACCGTGAATAAGGACCGGCACCTCGTCCTCGCCCGATTTGACGCGGCAGGGACGCTAGACCCCACCTTCGGGACAAACGGTGTTGCCACCATTAACGTGGCTGTGGCCGCCACGCCAGGTCAGGAGGCAACTCAGGAAGTCGCGCGCAGCGTCGTCGTGCAATCAGACGGGAAAATCGTGATTGCCGCGACCATCGAGCACGACCTCGCGGCCACCGGTGTGGCCGTGAACGATACGGACATTGCCCTGGTGCGCTTTACGGCTACCGGGCAACTCGACCCCACCTTTGGCACAGCCGGCATCAGCCAGCTGGATCTCAAACCAGGCGTCCCCAATGCGGCCGGTACCGCTATGGTGGGCGATACGGTCTATGGCCTCACCCTTCTGTCCAACGACGCGCTGCTCATTGTCGGCGCGCAACCCAACGGCGGCGTGGGCCGCACCGACCGCGATTATGCGATTGTCAAATTCACACAAGATGGAGCAAAGGACACGACGTTTGCCACCGACGGCGTCTTCGCGCAAGACATTGGACAGGGCTCGGACAATCCACGGAACGCCCTTGTCCAACCCGATGGAAAGATTATTGCCAGCGGCTATACAGGCACTGGGAATGTAATCTCGACGGTCTTGTTCCGTCTCTCACCCACAGGCCAACTCGACCCCACCTTTGGCAATGCTGGGATCGCACAAGTCCCGGTGCTCTCAGCCGTCACGGAAGCCTACGATATTGCCTTCCAGCCCAACGCCAGCGGTTCAGATAATATTGTCATGGCGGGCTATGGACGAGACAACTCCAGCAGCACCGTCAATATTATTAGCGCCAGATTCCTCTCCAATGGTTTCCTGGATCGAAGCTATGGCACCAATGGGATCGTGAGCCTTGATGTCTCAGGCCTCAATCTCAATGACCGAAGCCGGAATCTTGAGGTGCTCCCCAGTGGGCATGTCCTAATCGTTGGGCAAGGTTTCCGTGCCGCCTCAGAGCAAGATGGCGTCTTCGCACTCTTGACCCAAAACGGCCAGCCGGAGACCCGCTTGAATGGCACAGGAATCGCGTTTGCTCATTTTGGAGGGCCCAGCGATGCGCTCTTCGGGCTAGCCCTCGCGCCAGACAAGCGCTCTGGACTTGCGGTGGGGTTTAAAGGACTGAATACCAGCATCACGACCCCGGCGCCGCCAACGCCCACCAACAACGACGATGCCTATGTCGTGCGGTTTACGTTGCCTGCACTCTAG